The DNA window CTTTTGCTTCGTTATCAAATTACAATGTTAACAGATTCTTTTAAAACATGTTTGGTTAGCTCGGCCATAAACACATACCATGTATATAAATAGATAACAACTCAAGTATGTTGAAATATGTTGCCCGTCTCTCTCCATCAGCTTGTAGTTTGGAATGAGTTGGCCGGAACATGAATTCAATATGGTATCAAAGCCAAGAGGCCATCAATTAAAGACCTTGCCAACACAGTATAAAAAAATATGCGGCCTACAACGATCCCACGCCTAAGGACCAAAAGCATGAAGTAAATAGAGTCAACTTTCATTCCACCCAAACCTCACCATTAACGAATTGTATTACCAACGCGGCTCCAATGGACCAACGAAACGATCACCCTCCATCCCCTCTGACTCGGTCTTCTTCGTCGAGTCACAACGGCGACAGTCGATCCTCCCTCCCCTACCCCTCGACTTCCTTGTCTAACATGACCAGAGCACAGTGTAGCAGAAGGAGTGGCAACGCCTTAGTGGGTCTTTGACAATATATTTCTTGTGAGTCAGCAACATGATATGAATCCATCTCCTCCATCATTTTCGGCAATGGCGGTTGAATTGATGGTTGCACTAAATCGAGGGGGTAAGGGACACCATCGAGGAGAAGAAGCTTCATCTAGAGACAGGGGCCTTGGATGCCATGAGCGAGTAGTGCTATGTACAACATCGCCGGCGGTGGCGCCGTTTGAGCTGTGCTATGACTCCACGAAGCTGCTGTCGTCGCATACGGGGTACTCGGTGCCGGAGGTGGACGTGATGCTGGAGGGCGGGCAGAACTGGACGGCTTTCGGCGACAACTCCATGGCGCGGATGAGCTGCGGCACGGCGTGCTTCGCGTTCGTGGAGATGAAGGGCCGGGGCAAGGGTGCGCTGCTGGCGGTGGTGATCGGCGGGCTCCAGATGGAGAGCAGGCTGGTGGTGGTCGACAAGGACAAGCAGAAGCTCAGCTTCAGCCGGCACCTGTCAGCCGATCGCTTCTCGTGCAGCAACTTCAATTTCACCAGGGCGGCCTAGTGACACATCGTTTATGTCTGGTGTTTGCAGGACCTGTTAAAATAAAGACACCGACAAGTCCTGAACGTTTTTTGGGACTTGACTATGACAAGTATAATTGATAAGGATGACAATTCCGCGCTCCGTTTGTTTTTTGCCAGGAAATTGCTTGCCAACTAAATTTATCAACTAATTGCTATAAAAAGCGTTCAATTTGCCTGGGTAAATCCCGAACGTTTGTGATTTATCATTTCCATAAAATAATCGAGTGTTTGCTCAGTGAGCTGACATCATCTGATCACGAATACAAAGCCCTGCCCTGCCCTGTCTGACGATGATCGGAGTGTATATTTGACGGATATCAGCAACGACGAAATATGAGTATTAGCCAATCTAATTGATGATTCACCACGCCCAAAAAAAATAACAACGAAAATTTCAACATACATACACATAGTTTCGGTTCTGTCGAGTCTTGACATAGCAACGATGTGAGCTGTAAAAAGTTTGTTTGCAAGACCGCCTTTCTGCTGAGATCGATCAAAAATCTGATGCTGCTTTGCCTCGAGATAGCCTGTAACTCCTGCACGTGCGCATTAACACATCTCAGAGCACGTATTCAGCTCCGCGTTACCATGCAACCATCAAACTCACATCGTCATCCACTTTCAACTTTTTCATCAAACGTGTCCTCAGAGGTCGTGATATCCTCATTCACAACTGCACACCATGTTAAAATGCAACCTTTGAAGTCACATCATTGGGCACTTCGACTCCTCAGCGAATATGTCTTCAATGATGTTCTCGGTCATGAGATCCTCATTCACTCATGTGCACCGTGTTAAAATGCAACCATCAAACTCACATCATCAACCACTTTCGACTCTTCATCGAACATGTCTACAGTGATGCTCTCGGTCAGGAGATCCCCGTTTACCACTGTGCACCGCATAATGAACTCATCCTTATTCCGCATGCGATGCGGTGCCATCTTCTGTGCTTGAAATGTTATGATGACATTGCTCTTGGATTGGGGCGGTACAATTCCTTTGCTTGGCTCTACGAGGTACTGTCCACTTGAGGTTTGCACGTAGAAGGCAATGTAATCATCCCCCGGGTTACTTAGTTGAAGCAAACATGGTATCTGCTTATTTGCCTCAAAAGGGAAATGCAGCTCGAGCGGATCTATGTCAAGCAGCTCCCAAGGGTAAGGGCTTATCTGCAAGAAAAAAGTGGGGA is part of the Triticum urartu cultivar G1812 unplaced genomic scaffold, Tu2.1 TuUngrouped_contig_6486, whole genome shotgun sequence genome and encodes:
- the LOC125530681 gene encoding chitinase CLP-like codes for the protein MAVELMVALNRGGKGHHRGEEASSRDRGLGCHERVVLCTTSPAVAPFELCYDSTKLLSSHTGYSVPEVDVMLEGGQNWTAFGDNSMARMSCGTACFAFVEMKGRGKGALLAVVIGGLQMESRLVVVDKDKQKLSFSRHLSADRFSCSNFNFTRAA